In Serratia liquefaciens ATCC 27592, the genomic stretch ATTATACCATTTTAGGGGTCAAACCATCAGATGACATCAAGGCGATAAAAACCGCCTATCGTCGGTTGGCGCGAAAGTATCATCCTGATGTCAGCACAGAAAAAAATGCCGAGGCACAGTTTAAAGAAGTGGCCGAAGCCTACGAGGTGCTGAAAGACGACGAGCGCCGTGCTGAATATGATCAACTGCGTCAACATCGTAATGACCCTAACTTCGGCCGCCAAACCCAGCACGCTCACGCAAATGCAAATAATGCCGAAGACTTTTCCGACATCTTTTCCTCTATGTTCGGCGAACATGCGCGCGGCCAGCGTCAGCGCCAAAGCCGAGCCATGCGCGGGCAAGATATTGAAATGGAAGTGGCCGTTTTTCTGGAAGAAACGCTGGCCGAGCAAGCCCGCACCATCCGCTATAGCCTGCCGGTCTATAACGCCTTTGGCATGGTGGAGCAGGAAATCCCCAAAACCCTTAATGTGAAGATCCCTGCCGGCGTAGGCGATGGCGAACGCATTCGCCTGAAGGGCCAGGGCGGCCCGGGGATAGACGGCGGTGCGAATGGCGATCTCTACCTTATCATCCGCATTGCGCCACACCCCATGTTCGACGTCGTAGGCCACGACCTGGAAATTGTGTTGCCGATTGCCCCTTGGGAAGCTGCGCTCGGTGCCAAGGTGCCAGTCCCTACTCTCAAAGACAGTATTTTGTTGACCATCCCTGCCGGTAGCCAAACCGGACAACGTCTGCGCGTTAAAGGGAAAGGCTTGGTCAGTAAAAAAGAAACCGGCGATTTGTATGCCGTGATCAAGGTTGTGATGCCGCCGAAACCGGACGAAAAGAGTGCTGCACTGTGGCAACAGCTGGCGGAAACTCAGACGAGCTTTGATCCGCGCAAAGAGTGGAGTAAGCAAAATGGCTAACCTAAAAGTAACCTTCACCATTACCGAGTTTTGTCTGCATACCGGTGTGACAGAAGAAGAGCTAACGGAGATTGTCGGGCTGGGCGTGATAGAGCCGCGCAACCCGGCAACGGAAGAGTGGATCTTTGACGATCGCGCCTTGATCACTTTTCATCGAGCTCAGCAATTGCACCATGAACTTGCGCTGGACTGGCCAGGTATTGCCGTCACCCTGACGTTGCTCGAAGAGATTGAGCAGTTACGTAAAGAGAACAGCCAGTTGCACCAACGGCTGGCGCGATTCGTTACCAGGCCCTGACAGGGCGAAAACAGCCCATTGCATCGCGCCCACCTTCGCTCAGAAAAACAATTTCGTTGCAATAAATCCGCTGAGCGAATGGAGGGCGATAAAAATAGGCTTTAACTACTTAAAATAAGCGTTCATGTTTTTTAATAAGTACTGTTAATAAAGACATGTCATTAAAAACAGTATTGACACTCTTTTATAAATCCGTAGATTGGTAATCAACAGCAGCGTAATGATAGCAGCTGTTAATAGTAAAAGTGTTTAGTAAGTTGTTATTAAGTTATTTTGCGATAAAGGCCACGAAGTTTTTTAGTATGGGTCATCGATGCTGAGAAAATTTACAGTCTTGCTCGATGAAGTTTTAAGGCCACGTTGTAAGTACCGACAATCGCAGGGTGTGTACCAAAACGCGATGATGTAAGGCCATGATAGAACTGTTTTTTGTTTGCGAACAATGAGTAAGACCGTGAAAGCGGATCGCAATAGAAGTGAGGCTATGCATCAAAAAATATATATCGCGAGGGGAGATGTACGAGTTGAGATGCCATACCTTTGATTATTTTGGTAGGCGGTAATGTGAACTGGTAAATATAGGGGAGGTTTGAGTTAACCCGATATTATCTGTGATTAACCTGTACATTTAGTGTAGAACTTTAGCAGTAAATAATAGTAAGTTCATTAATGTTAAATCAGAAGTCAATAGTACCTTAAAAGCCCTGGCTGCAACGGTCAGGGCTTTTATCATTTATGGCGACATAGCCAGCTGTTTGACTTACCCTGCTATTAGACGACAGTCCCCCCTCGACAATGTCACCTCCCCTGTTAGGCAACTGGGCCACTCTCACTTCGCCCACTGATTGATTTTTCACCTTCACCCGCCCCATATTTAGGATTTTTACCCAAAAGAGCACATTAAATGTAATGTTGTTAGGACTTATCTTAAAATGCAGGCGAGGATCTTCTTAGGTATTTGGCTGCCAGGGAAAAAGATGAGCGAGAAACAGCGTAAATCGGGCTATCAGGTTGAGTATGGGGAACAATGGAAACCGGAAAAAACCTCTGCGTGGTTTTGGATCCTGCTGATTGCTATTATCGGTATTTTGGTTGCCATTTCATGATGATAGTAGGCAAGAATCAAAATGACTGCGACTGAGGGAATACCTCAGCGGCCCACCCCGCTGAGTAGAGTAAAGCAATATTTATAGCTCGCAGTGGCACATGAAAAACTAACGTTGATTTCTATGGTTAAGCATTTTACCCATTTTCTCTGATTTATACTGCGAATAATTCCGCTGGGTTTCAGGGTATTCCAATTGGGATAGAATATCATTGTAAGCCTGATAGCAAGGTTGTTCGCGGCTGGCGTTACTGCCATTGAGCAGTTCTTCCGGCATCGCCCCTTCTTTGACTATACGTTTAAGGAACATTCGAATACCTTCAGAAACTGTCATCCCCATCTCTTTGAAGACCGCTTCCGCGCGCTCTTTTAAGTTGGTGTCAATTCGGGCCTGCACAATACTGTCGCGTGTCATAAAACCTCCTGGTGACATTTATCTCATCCTGATAAAGGCATTATTGCGCTGGCAGCGGCGGATAAACATAAGAATTACGCTCTGCTGTTTGACGCTATTGACGGTTTTTATGAAAGCAATAACCATATTGTGTGTAAGGAAAAGATGACAGAAGCGTAAAGCGGCGTTAGATGATCTGCCGCCATACCTTCACCGCATCGGAGCTAGCGCAAGTCGCGCAAACACCTGTCGAGCGATGATATTAATAATTCTATTTTCTTCAACCCGCTATGAATGTCTTCGACGCTCATTTTGGCCAATTGTTGGCTCTCTAGTATCACACAGGCTGCGGCGATTTCTTTCGCACAGATGGTTTGCGCGGAGCCTTTTAAGCGATGTATCGTTCTGGCCAATGCAACCCGATCGCCTTCTCTTGCCTGAGTCTGAGCGACGACAATTTCCTTCATATTTTCTTCATTGGCTAAGTAAAGCAGGTTATTAATGAAAGAGAGATCGTTACCGGCAAGTAGAAACAACCGGTTAATATCCACATGGGTAGCGAGTGACGACAGAGAGTCACCTGGACTATTTTTATTTACGTCGTCTTCATGTGTTTTGTCATTCAAAATATTCAATCCAAATTATTTCTTATACAAAACTCATAAGTTTCCATCATACTATTCAGTTCCAGCTTAGCCATGACTCTTCTTTTATAAGTGCCTACCGTTTTGTCACTTATATTCATCTGCAAACCAATATCAACCAGCCTCATCCCTTTGGCCAAATAACGTAGCACCTGTAGCTCTTTCGTGGAAAGATTGGCAATAGCATGCTTGTCTTTATCTTCAGCTGGCTGCAGTGCGTGTTGCCGTGCCTGTTTCAAGGGAAAATAACCATAACCCGCGTTAATTGCCGCCACAGCGCTGTGCAGATCAAATAAGTTGTTTGCCTTACTGATGAAACCATCCGCCCCGGCACTGACACAATTTTTAATATAAAAAGGTTCGTCCTTTCCTGAAAGCATCAGGATACTTCCGCTGAACTTACGCTTGCGCAAACGCTGTACCAGTTCGATTCCGCTGATAGAGTGAATGTCAATATCAACGATAACCAGGTCAGGTTTATGTTCCTCAATTAATGATAACGCCTCCAAACCATCACCTGTTTCACTAATTACCCTAAGGCCTTCTTTTTCCAACAACACTTTAATGGCAAAACGCGTGACAGGATGGTCGTCGACAACCAAAACGCTTTTCATCGGTAACTACCTCTTTATTTTATTCTATTCATTACGGCCCTGGACCACCCAAAAAAAATCATAAAAAAATATTAAATTTCAGATCAACGGTAGTACTGTTTACAATGAAAGCAAATCACATCCATTATCTTATATTAAACCTCAAAAATCATTCACCGCAACAATGAATCATACTATAGCTC encodes the following:
- the cbpA gene encoding curved DNA-binding protein, which codes for MEFKDYYTILGVKPSDDIKAIKTAYRRLARKYHPDVSTEKNAEAQFKEVAEAYEVLKDDERRAEYDQLRQHRNDPNFGRQTQHAHANANNAEDFSDIFSSMFGEHARGQRQRQSRAMRGQDIEMEVAVFLEETLAEQARTIRYSLPVYNAFGMVEQEIPKTLNVKIPAGVGDGERIRLKGQGGPGIDGGANGDLYLIIRIAPHPMFDVVGHDLEIVLPIAPWEAALGAKVPVPTLKDSILLTIPAGSQTGQRLRVKGKGLVSKKETGDLYAVIKVVMPPKPDEKSAALWQQLAETQTSFDPRKEWSKQNG
- the cbpM gene encoding chaperone modulator CbpM, with the protein product MANLKVTFTITEFCLHTGVTEEELTEIVGLGVIEPRNPATEEWIFDDRALITFHRAQQLHHELALDWPGIAVTLTLLEEIEQLRKENSQLHQRLARFVTRP
- a CDS encoding type II toxin-antitoxin system RelB/DinJ family antitoxin, whose amino-acid sequence is MTRDSIVQARIDTNLKERAEAVFKEMGMTVSEGIRMFLKRIVKEGAMPEELLNGSNASREQPCYQAYNDILSQLEYPETQRNYSQYKSEKMGKMLNHRNQR
- a CDS encoding Hpt domain-containing protein, with amino-acid sequence MNDKTHEDDVNKNSPGDSLSSLATHVDINRLFLLAGNDLSFINNLLYLANEENMKEIVVAQTQAREGDRVALARTIHRLKGSAQTICAKEIAAACVILESQQLAKMSVEDIHSGLKKIELLISSLDRCLRDLR
- a CDS encoding response regulator — translated: MKSVLVVDDHPVTRFAIKVLLEKEGLRVISETGDGLEALSLIEEHKPDLVIVDIDIHSISGIELVQRLRKRKFSGSILMLSGKDEPFYIKNCVSAGADGFISKANNLFDLHSAVAAINAGYGYFPLKQARQHALQPAEDKDKHAIANLSTKELQVLRYLAKGMRLVDIGLQMNISDKTVGTYKRRVMAKLELNSMMETYEFCIRNNLD